Proteins encoded within one genomic window of Companilactobacillus sp.:
- the murG gene encoding undecaprenyldiphospho-muramoylpentapeptide beta-N-acetylglucosaminyltransferase yields the protein MRIIVSGGGTGGHIYPAMALIKRLKERDMIEDVLYVGTENGLESKIVTREGIAFETIKISGFKRKLTFENIKVMNMFLSSIGRSKKIIKKFNPDIVVGTGGYVSSAVVYAAHQLRIPTVIHEQNTIAGVTNKFLGHFVDKIAIAFKQAANQFSEKKKIVFTGNPRAQEAAAIKVNDRLKDFDLDPDKSTVLIFGGSRGAEPINKAVIGSLEDFSKSDFQLLFVTGRVHYDGVIKRIDPKYLDLSNISVQPYIDNMPEILPDLKLIVGRSGATSIAEITALGIPAIFIPSPYVTHDHQTINARSVAENGAARVIPESELTANKLFDNVSEILTDQQIQKDMSDASKEIGVPDASDKLIEVLTGLVKK from the coding sequence TTGCGGATAATCGTTTCCGGTGGTGGAACTGGCGGTCACATATACCCAGCGATGGCACTGATAAAGCGATTAAAAGAACGTGACATGATTGAAGATGTTTTATACGTCGGTACTGAGAATGGTCTTGAAAGCAAGATCGTTACTCGTGAAGGCATTGCCTTTGAAACAATCAAGATTAGTGGGTTCAAGCGAAAGCTTACTTTTGAGAATATCAAAGTAATGAATATGTTCTTGTCATCGATCGGTCGGTCCAAGAAAATAATTAAAAAATTTAATCCGGATATTGTTGTTGGAACCGGAGGCTATGTTTCCAGTGCAGTGGTTTATGCTGCACATCAATTGAGAATTCCAACTGTTATCCACGAACAAAACACAATTGCTGGTGTGACCAATAAGTTTTTAGGCCATTTTGTTGATAAGATAGCGATTGCCTTCAAGCAAGCTGCTAACCAATTTTCTGAGAAAAAGAAAATCGTCTTCACAGGCAATCCACGAGCTCAAGAAGCTGCCGCTATCAAAGTAAATGATCGATTAAAAGATTTTGATTTAGATCCTGATAAATCAACAGTCTTGATCTTTGGTGGCTCTCGTGGTGCCGAGCCAATCAATAAGGCTGTTATCGGTTCACTTGAAGATTTCAGTAAATCAGATTTTCAACTACTGTTCGTTACGGGTAGAGTTCATTATGATGGCGTCATTAAGCGTATCGATCCAAAATATTTAGATCTTTCAAATATTTCGGTTCAACCTTATATTGACAACATGCCAGAAATTTTGCCTGATCTTAAATTGATCGTCGGTCGTAGTGGGGCTACTAGTATTGCTGAGATCACAGCATTAGGTATTCCAGCGATTTTTATTCCTAGTCCTTATGTGACTCATGATCATCAAACCATCAATGCACGTTCAGTTGCGGAAAATGGTGCGGCCAGAGTGATTCCAGAATCTGAATTGACTGCTAATAAACTTTTTGATAATGTGTCAGAAATTTTGACCGATCAGCAAATTCAGAAAGATATGTCTGATGCATCCAAGGAAATTGGCGTGCCTGATGCTTCTGATAAGTTGATCGAGGTCTTAACTGGTCTAGTGAAGAAATAG
- the murD gene encoding UDP-N-acetylmuramoyl-L-alanine--D-glutamate ligase, protein MVKDSIYANKKMMVLGLAKSGYAVAKLLKKINCQVTVVDSNPLEGNDEAKALIDDGYDVITGNNDPKLIDDSYDYLVKNPGIPYSNDLIKHAEELDIPVITEPEIAYSCSDATMVGVTGTNGKTTVTTLIQLMLDHSPQFNNSYYAGNIGIPISDVIQKATDKDVVVTELSSFQLEGTIKLHPHVAVLNNIYSAHLDFHKTRENYINAKMHITKNQTPDDYFIVNWNTDEWRKLAKRSDAQIIPFSDQQELGFGAYAFEGNIYYNRHLIMNEEDIRVPGEHNVQNALAAINVAKIFGVSDGDIIEVLSKFAGVKHRIQYVDEFSDRKFYNDSKATNIEATIVALQAFKQPITLIAGGLDRGNTFDDLVPSLKGKVKNIVVYGQTAAKMIDAAKKAEIGNIVEVENLSQAVPEAFKQSSAGDIVLLSPAAASWDQFDTFEQRGDQFIDDVEKLKGNQHD, encoded by the coding sequence ATGGTGAAAGATAGTATATATGCAAACAAAAAAATGATGGTCCTTGGTTTAGCTAAGAGTGGTTATGCGGTTGCCAAGTTGCTCAAAAAAATCAATTGTCAGGTCACAGTTGTTGATTCAAATCCCCTCGAAGGAAATGATGAAGCAAAAGCTTTGATTGATGACGGGTATGATGTTATCACTGGTAATAATGATCCGAAGTTGATCGATGATTCATACGATTATTTGGTTAAAAATCCCGGTATTCCATACTCAAACGATTTGATCAAACATGCTGAAGAATTGGATATCCCAGTTATTACCGAACCTGAGATAGCTTACAGCTGTTCAGACGCAACTATGGTTGGTGTTACAGGGACAAACGGAAAGACAACCGTCACGACACTAATTCAATTGATGCTAGATCATTCCCCACAATTTAATAATTCATACTATGCTGGGAATATTGGTATTCCAATTTCAGATGTTATACAAAAAGCAACCGATAAAGATGTTGTCGTAACTGAACTTTCAAGTTTTCAACTTGAGGGCACGATTAAGCTTCATCCACACGTTGCTGTTTTGAATAATATTTATTCAGCTCATTTGGATTTTCACAAAACTCGTGAGAATTACATCAATGCCAAAATGCATATTACTAAAAATCAAACTCCAGATGATTACTTTATTGTTAACTGGAACACTGACGAGTGGAGAAAGCTCGCAAAACGCTCCGATGCTCAGATCATACCTTTTTCTGATCAACAAGAACTAGGATTTGGCGCTTATGCCTTTGAAGGTAACATTTACTACAATCGTCATTTGATCATGAATGAAGAAGATATCCGTGTTCCTGGTGAGCATAATGTTCAAAATGCCTTAGCTGCAATTAATGTTGCCAAAATTTTTGGCGTCTCAGATGGAGATATCATCGAAGTACTAAGTAAATTTGCTGGTGTTAAGCATCGAATTCAATACGTCGATGAATTCTCTGATCGTAAATTTTACAATGATTCAAAGGCTACAAACATCGAAGCTACTATAGTTGCCTTACAGGCATTTAAGCAACCAATCACTTTGATTGCTGGTGGATTAGACCGTGGAAATACCTTTGATGATTTAGTTCCATCACTTAAGGGTAAGGTAAAGAACATTGTGGTTTACGGTCAAACAGCTGCAAAAATGATCGATGCTGCTAAGAAGGCCGAAATTGGCAACATTGTCGAAGTTGAAAACTTGTCACAAGCTGTTCCAGAAGCTTTCAAGCAAAGTTCTGCAGGAGATATCGTCTTGCTTTCGCCAGCTGCAGCTAGTTGGGATCAATTCGATACTTTCGAACAACGTGGAGATCAGTTTATTGACGATGTTGAAAAGTTAAAGGGGAACCAACATGACTAA
- the mraY gene encoding phospho-N-acetylmuramoyl-pentapeptide-transferase — MELSKIFIDIISSFAIVAIFMPFLIGYLVAHKEGQSIREEGPKWHEKKSGTPTMGGLLILLGMAVTNIWVGAWMHQMTHALMITTLVIVLFGCIGFIDDFIKVFKKRNLGLKALQKLILQIVVAIIFLYVYFNDNLPINFSIPGLFSIDSKVIFVLFTIFWLVGFSNATNLTDGIDGLLGGLGAISYFTYAIIALNQNRVDIAIVCFSVVGGLLAFLIFNHKPAKIFMGDVGSLALGAGLAAISILLGRYWSLLLIGLIYVIETASVMLQVFSFKVFHRRIFKMTPIHHHFEMLGWNEWKIDIVFWIFGIICSAIYLIIFI, encoded by the coding sequence ATGGAACTAAGTAAGATATTTATCGACATAATCAGCAGTTTTGCAATTGTTGCCATCTTTATGCCTTTTCTGATTGGCTATTTGGTCGCACATAAAGAAGGACAGTCAATTCGTGAAGAAGGACCTAAGTGGCACGAAAAAAAATCAGGAACGCCTACAATGGGCGGTCTCCTGATTTTATTAGGGATGGCTGTAACTAATATTTGGGTTGGAGCCTGGATGCACCAAATGACTCATGCATTGATGATCACGACCTTAGTGATTGTACTATTTGGATGTATCGGCTTTATTGATGACTTTATCAAAGTCTTCAAAAAACGTAATCTCGGTTTGAAGGCACTTCAAAAGTTGATCCTCCAAATTGTCGTTGCCATTATTTTCTTATACGTATACTTTAACGATAATTTACCAATCAACTTTTCGATTCCAGGTCTATTCTCGATCGATTCAAAAGTGATCTTTGTTCTATTTACAATTTTTTGGTTAGTTGGTTTTTCAAATGCAACTAATCTAACAGATGGTATAGACGGTCTTCTAGGTGGCCTAGGAGCCATTTCATACTTCACATATGCAATTATTGCCTTGAATCAAAATCGCGTTGATATCGCAATTGTGTGCTTCTCAGTCGTAGGTGGTTTGTTAGCATTTCTAATTTTTAATCACAAACCAGCCAAGATTTTTATGGGTGACGTTGGATCATTAGCACTAGGTGCAGGATTAGCAGCAATTTCAATTTTACTCGGACGTTACTGGTCATTATTGTTGATCGGGCTGATCTACGTGATCGAAACAGCTAGCGTAATGCTACAAGTGTTCTCATTCAAAGTATTTCACCGTCGTATTTTTAAGATGACTCCAATTCATCATCATTTTGAAATGCTCGGTTGGAATGAATGGAAAATCGACATTGTATTTTGGATCTTTGGAATTATTTGTTCAGCAATTTATTTAATAATATTTATTTAG
- a CDS encoding penicillin-binding transpeptidase domain-containing protein → MKKFFKLITHNKARNNHYVVGIIIAVLTAFSFGIFIYRFTAVATTKEYAGVNLSEKTRQKYQHVDQVNARRGDILDSNGDMIAGNSSIYNVYAVLSKNSRTAKGKPDYVQDKQKTAEELSKYLPLSKKQLMNYLTPDNKKQYQVEFGPEGKNLSIEIKNKIAAKNLPGIKFTEYPSRNYPNGVFATNQVGITKQDDINDPNTNISGLMGIERYFNKVLSGTGGKKITKIDSHGNELPGSQMVEKQAVNGSNVYLTLDSKIQQYVEILTQNVQNKYQPKDLQVVVMDPKTGQIKAATQRPTFNPTTGKGMSSSWRDTLVADQFEPGSAMKILTLSAGIDSGHYDPNEYYQSGTVEVGGRTIKDWNDVGWGSIPMSEAFPRSSNVGMVHLEQEMGADTWMKYMKKFKIGEKTGIELPDEIAGGISYKHASDQAMTSFGQSVNVNDMQMLQAFSAVANDGKMVKPQIVQKIVDPNTGKTTKKYKTEVVGHPIKADTAKQVRSAMRQVVTAEYGTGMAYKVPGIKVGVKTGTAQVASPTGGYLTGASNYIFSVAGMVPYNKPRYIVYITMKQPQIMSTAAETMISEIFNPLVKRLMTQEDDSGVDVKPGSQYVDMPDFLNKSVSSANKQISKLDLQAGIIGTGDKIVQQLPASGEKVMPGQRIVMLTNGAMTMPDLTGWSKNDVLKFAEITGRTVATKGDGYVTEQSIKPGKIINDSGKIIVTLKNNN, encoded by the coding sequence ATGAAAAAATTTTTTAAACTAATAACCCACAATAAGGCACGAAACAATCACTATGTAGTTGGAATTATCATAGCGGTGTTGACTGCCTTTTCTTTTGGTATTTTTATTTATCGATTCACCGCAGTTGCCACCACCAAGGAGTATGCTGGCGTAAATCTGAGTGAAAAGACCCGCCAAAAATATCAACATGTTGATCAAGTAAATGCTCGTCGTGGCGATATTTTAGATTCTAATGGTGATATGATTGCTGGAAATTCCAGTATTTATAATGTTTATGCTGTTTTGTCTAAGAATTCTCGCACTGCTAAAGGCAAGCCTGATTATGTTCAAGATAAGCAAAAAACTGCTGAGGAATTATCAAAATATTTGCCATTGTCTAAAAAACAATTGATGAATTATTTAACACCTGATAATAAAAAACAATATCAAGTCGAATTTGGACCTGAAGGTAAAAATTTATCAATTGAAATCAAAAATAAGATTGCAGCCAAAAATTTACCTGGTATTAAATTTACTGAGTATCCTTCAAGAAACTATCCCAATGGTGTTTTTGCTACCAATCAAGTTGGTATTACTAAGCAAGACGACATCAATGACCCAAACACGAATATTAGTGGATTAATGGGTATTGAAAGATATTTCAATAAAGTTTTATCTGGTACCGGCGGTAAAAAGATCACTAAGATCGATTCTCACGGAAATGAACTACCTGGTTCGCAGATGGTTGAAAAACAAGCCGTTAATGGGTCCAACGTTTATTTGACATTGGATAGTAAAATTCAACAATACGTCGAAATCTTGACTCAAAATGTTCAAAATAAATATCAACCTAAAGATCTCCAAGTTGTCGTAATGGATCCAAAGACTGGACAGATCAAGGCTGCAACTCAGCGTCCAACATTTAATCCAACTACAGGTAAAGGAATGTCATCTAGTTGGAGAGATACCTTGGTGGCCGATCAGTTTGAACCAGGTTCGGCGATGAAGATTTTGACTTTGTCAGCTGGAATCGACTCAGGGCACTACGATCCTAACGAGTACTATCAATCAGGTACTGTAGAAGTCGGTGGACGTACGATCAAAGACTGGAATGATGTTGGTTGGGGTTCTATTCCAATGTCTGAGGCCTTCCCAAGATCTTCAAACGTCGGCATGGTCCATCTTGAACAAGAGATGGGTGCAGACACTTGGATGAAATATATGAAGAAATTTAAGATCGGTGAAAAAACAGGAATTGAATTGCCAGATGAAATCGCTGGTGGAATTTCTTATAAGCATGCATCCGATCAAGCGATGACTTCATTTGGTCAAAGTGTCAACGTCAATGATATGCAAATGCTTCAAGCATTTTCAGCAGTTGCTAATGACGGAAAAATGGTCAAACCACAAATCGTTCAAAAAATCGTTGACCCTAATACTGGTAAAACGACTAAAAAATATAAGACCGAGGTGGTTGGACATCCGATCAAGGCAGATACTGCTAAACAAGTTAGAAGTGCAATGAGACAAGTTGTAACCGCCGAATATGGTACCGGAATGGCTTACAAGGTTCCTGGAATCAAAGTCGGAGTTAAAACTGGTACAGCGCAAGTGGCTTCGCCAACAGGTGGTTATTTGACCGGTGCTAGCAATTATATTTTCTCTGTGGCTGGAATGGTTCCATACAATAAGCCACGGTATATTGTCTACATTACGATGAAACAGCCTCAAATAATGTCGACTGCTGCTGAGACAATGATTTCTGAGATCTTTAATCCTTTAGTTAAGAGATTGATGACTCAAGAAGATGACAGTGGAGTTGACGTAAAGCCTGGTAGTCAGTATGTTGACATGCCTGATTTCTTAAATAAATCAGTTTCAAGCGCTAATAAGCAGATCTCAAAACTTGACTTGCAAGCCGGGATCATTGGAACTGGCGATAAAATCGTGCAACAACTTCCAGCTAGTGGCGAGAAGGTTATGCCAGGCCAAAGAATCGTGATGCTGACCAACGGGGCCATGACTATGCCAGATCTGACTGGTTGGTCGAAGAACGATGTTTTGAAGTTTGCCGAGATCACTGGCAGGACTGTTGCCACCAAGGGGGATGGATATGTTACAGAACAATCCATTAAACCAGGAAAAATCATTAATGACAGTGGTAAAATTATAGTAACTTTGAAGAATAATAATTAA
- the ftsL gene encoding cell division protein FtsL, with the protein MLESTARNLQNYETVAAEPQQQTQTKAVAVTHKVAISKTESLLLVGLGILTVVLMTALVTMKVSLTSAQNSLDTVTTQISNTTTNNVNLQQEVSELTSYDRLSKFAKKHNLKMSNQNVRNVSK; encoded by the coding sequence ATGTTAGAAAGTACAGCCAGAAACTTACAAAACTATGAAACAGTGGCAGCAGAACCACAACAACAAACTCAAACCAAAGCTGTCGCAGTTACTCATAAAGTCGCTATCTCAAAGACGGAATCATTGCTACTAGTCGGACTAGGTATTCTGACAGTTGTCTTGATGACCGCTTTAGTTACGATGAAAGTTTCTCTAACTTCTGCACAAAACAGTCTAGATACTGTTACCACACAAATCTCAAACACAACCACCAATAACGTAAACTTGCAACAGGAAGTCTCAGAACTTACTAGTTATGATCGACTTTCAAAATTTGCCAAAAAGCATAATCTAAAAATGAGCAATCAAAATGTAAGGAACGTTTCAAAATGA
- the rsmH gene encoding 16S rRNA (cytosine(1402)-N(4))-methyltransferase RsmH encodes MTSNEFIHKTVLLKETIDMLNPKDNGIYIDATFGRGGHTKELLSRIHGGTVYAFDRDESAIETGEQIENDQNIIGDNKLVLIRDNFENMQERLAELNIDSVDGVVYDLGVSSPQFDDAVRGFSYKKEARLDMRMDQRQDLDAEKIVNDWSYNDLVRIFFKYSDEKFSKQIARSIERIREDHRITSTLELADIIKNSIPAARRRTGGHPAKRIFQAIRIAVNDELGSLEKSLAEAIDLIRPKGRISVITFQSLEDRIVKHTFKEESEVDVPRGLPVIPKDIQPNLKLITRKPILPNEQELAENNRAHSAKLRVVEKI; translated from the coding sequence TTGACTTCTAATGAATTTATACACAAGACAGTTCTCTTAAAAGAAACAATCGATATGCTTAATCCAAAGGACAATGGCATTTATATTGATGCAACCTTTGGTCGTGGCGGGCATACCAAAGAATTATTAAGTCGGATTCATGGCGGTACTGTTTACGCCTTCGATCGTGACGAAAGTGCGATTGAGACTGGCGAACAGATTGAAAACGATCAAAACATCATTGGTGACAACAAATTGGTGCTGATTCGCGATAATTTTGAAAATATGCAAGAGCGCTTGGCAGAGTTGAATATCGACTCAGTTGACGGCGTAGTTTATGACTTAGGGGTTTCATCTCCACAGTTTGACGACGCGGTACGTGGTTTCAGTTATAAGAAGGAAGCACGTTTAGACATGCGGATGGATCAAAGACAAGATCTGGATGCAGAGAAGATTGTGAATGATTGGTCATACAATGACTTAGTCAGAATTTTCTTCAAATATAGCGATGAGAAATTTTCAAAACAAATTGCCCGTTCGATCGAACGGATTCGCGAAGATCACCGAATCACTTCGACACTGGAATTAGCCGACATCATTAAGAACTCTATTCCAGCCGCACGTCGAAGAACTGGGGGACATCCAGCCAAAAGAATTTTTCAAGCAATCCGAATTGCCGTTAACGACGAATTAGGCTCCCTTGAAAAGTCATTGGCAGAGGCAATTGACTTGATTCGTCCGAAGGGACGTATCAGTGTTATTACCTTTCAATCTCTTGAAGATAGAATCGTTAAACATACGTTTAAAGAGGAATCTGAGGTTGATGTACCTCGAGGTTTACCGGTTATCCCGAAAGATATCCAGCCAAATCTCAAGTTGATCACCAGAAAACCAATTTTACCTAATGAACAAGAATTAGCTGAAAATAATCGAGCACATAGTGCGAAGTTACGAGTTGTAGAAAAGATTTAA
- the mraZ gene encoding division/cell wall cluster transcriptional repressor MraZ translates to MFMGEFHHTIDSKGRIIIPSKFRQEIGESFVVTRGMDGCLFCYPMDQWKQLEAQLDKLPLTKKDARAFTRFFYSAAMEVEFDKQGRINLSAPLIKFSELQKNCVIVGVSDRIEIWDEEKWTKFSEEAEENFEDISEKMTDFDF, encoded by the coding sequence ATGTTCATGGGTGAATTCCATCACACAATTGATAGTAAAGGCAGAATAATTATTCCATCTAAATTTCGTCAAGAAATTGGTGAATCATTTGTCGTTACCCGTGGGATGGACGGATGCCTATTCTGTTATCCAATGGATCAATGGAAACAACTAGAAGCTCAACTCGATAAGTTACCCTTAACAAAGAAAGATGCTCGTGCCTTCACAAGATTCTTTTATTCCGCAGCAATGGAAGTAGAATTCGATAAGCAAGGACGGATAAATTTATCAGCTCCGCTCATAAAGTTCTCTGAATTGCAAAAGAATTGTGTTATTGTGGGAGTATCCGACCGTATTGAAATTTGGGACGAAGAGAAATGGACCAAATTCAGTGAAGAGGCCGAAGAAAACTTTGAAGATATCTCGGAGAAGATGACAGATTTTGACTTCTAA
- a CDS encoding DUF4044 domain-containing protein, protein MNDKKPKSTLSKIIQVVVWMMIIVTILGVVLGALPGLLQ, encoded by the coding sequence TTGAACGATAAGAAACCAAAGAGTACATTATCCAAAATTATTCAAGTAGTTGTTTGGATGATGATCATAGTTACCATCCTTGGTGTTGTTCTTGGTGCTTTGCCAGGACTACTTCAATAA
- the minD gene encoding septum site-determining protein MinD, with product MGISIVVTSGKGGVGKTTTTANVSTELASMGKKVCMVDLDIGLRNLDAVLGLTNRIVYDIVDVAQERVVLSQALVRDPRFGDNLYLLAASQFSDKYVLDINSVKTIIDYLKQRFDFVMIDCPAGIEYGFKNAVSAADAALVITNPEIASVSDSDRVVGILESLDMPITPHLIINRIRKNMINEGTSMKIEDIINHLGIPLIGVIVDEDEVISASNSGHTVVDDPNSDAGRGYQNIARRMLGENVPLTLFDQPKKRGFMSRMFGRN from the coding sequence ATGGGAATTTCTATTGTTGTGACATCTGGTAAAGGGGGAGTTGGTAAAACAACTACCACTGCAAATGTCAGTACCGAACTAGCATCTATGGGTAAAAAAGTCTGTATGGTCGATTTGGATATCGGGTTACGTAACTTAGATGCTGTTTTGGGATTAACCAATAGAATTGTTTACGATATCGTTGATGTTGCCCAGGAACGAGTTGTTTTGTCTCAAGCCTTAGTGCGAGACCCAAGATTTGGAGACAACTTATACTTATTAGCAGCTTCACAGTTCTCTGACAAATATGTTTTGGATATCAATTCGGTCAAAACAATCATTGATTATTTAAAACAACGTTTTGATTTTGTGATGATCGACTGTCCAGCCGGAATTGAATATGGTTTCAAAAATGCTGTTTCTGCTGCCGATGCCGCTTTAGTTATTACCAATCCGGAAATTGCTTCAGTCAGTGATTCTGATCGAGTTGTCGGAATACTCGAGAGCCTCGATATGCCGATCACGCCGCATCTGATCATTAACAGAATTAGAAAGAATATGATCAATGAGGGTACTTCGATGAAGATCGAAGATATCATTAATCATTTAGGGATTCCTCTGATCGGCGTAATCGTTGACGAAGACGAAGTGATTTCTGCTTCTAATAGTGGTCACACCGTTGTGGATGATCCTAACAGCGATGCCGGTAGAGGATATCAAAATATTGCTCGACGGATGTTGGGCGAAAACGTTCCACTGACATTGTTCGACCAACCAAAGAAACGTGGCTTTATGAGCCGAATGTTCGGTAGAAATTAA
- a CDS encoding septum site-determining protein MinC, producing the protein MSVVTLKGIKDGFAAVIDDSCDFEDAIAQLKNMIVEQTIGTEEDDVIQFTVRTGNRLLNEEQTKRVEDIFSKYPQIELLKIESNVILKTESDELIEENKVNIETGIVRSGQKREYTGDLIFLGTLHEGAQISTNGSIYLIGNVHGVVQAGFPDNTDAAIIGNLNGAAQYRIADVVEIVTEDNSDKFQNYKFAHIDDLHTISVEDLKNFKEVINESRKRTE; encoded by the coding sequence ATGAGTGTTGTCACTCTAAAAGGAATCAAAGACGGTTTTGCTGCAGTAATCGACGACTCCTGCGATTTTGAAGATGCAATTGCACAACTTAAGAATATGATTGTTGAACAAACAATTGGTACTGAGGAAGATGATGTAATTCAATTTACCGTTCGAACTGGAAATCGTTTGTTAAACGAGGAACAGACTAAAAGGGTCGAAGATATTTTTTCAAAATATCCCCAAATTGAGTTACTCAAGATCGAATCCAATGTAATCTTAAAGACTGAGTCTGATGAGTTGATTGAAGAAAACAAAGTCAACATCGAAACAGGGATCGTTAGATCTGGTCAAAAAAGAGAATATACTGGCGATTTGATTTTTCTCGGCACACTTCATGAAGGTGCTCAAATATCAACCAATGGTTCAATTTATCTAATAGGAAATGTTCATGGAGTAGTTCAAGCAGGATTTCCTGATAATACAGATGCAGCAATCATCGGTAATTTAAACGGCGCAGCTCAGTATCGAATCGCAGACGTCGTAGAAATCGTCACTGAAGATAATTCAGATAAATTTCAAAATTACAAATTTGCACACATTGACGATCTTCACACGATCAGTGTTGAGGATCTAAAGAACTTTAAAGAAGTAATAAACGAATCAAGAAAGAGGACCGAGTAG
- the mreD gene encoding rod shape-determining protein MreD: MPIKTRKIIGQVVFIMLAFYLDGLIKWAFLNNMNTGDLTFVPQLMLMVLVMLTIRIDSRRMILTYGIIFGLIYDSYYFGIIGLYTILLPLILVGIDHYKFLFSKTSVGLEMSVYFLSLTALQSGVFLLEKLFRLASADVGDFITFILGPTLLWNIVVFFVLYVPFANLSDWLVKYRRGTK, from the coding sequence ATGCCGATCAAAACTCGCAAGATAATTGGTCAAGTTGTCTTCATAATGCTGGCATTTTACCTTGATGGCTTGATAAAGTGGGCATTTCTAAACAACATGAATACTGGGGATCTAACATTTGTTCCTCAGTTGATGTTGATGGTTTTGGTTATGCTTACGATCAGAATCGATAGTCGACGTATGATTTTGACTTATGGAATCATTTTTGGTTTGATCTATGACTCGTATTACTTTGGGATCATTGGTCTTTATACGATTTTATTGCCATTGATTTTAGTCGGAATCGATCACTATAAATTTTTGTTTTCCAAAACTTCAGTTGGATTAGAAATGTCAGTTTATTTCCTATCTTTAACTGCACTTCAGTCCGGAGTTTTTCTACTTGAAAAATTATTCAGATTGGCTTCAGCAGACGTTGGGGATTTTATTACCTTCATTCTAGGTCCGACCTTGCTATGGAATATCGTGGTATTTTTTGTACTGTATGTTCCTTTTGCCAATCTCAGCGACTGGTTAGTTAAATATAGGAGGGGAACTAAATGA